In Sphingomonas sp. SORGH_AS_0950, the following are encoded in one genomic region:
- a CDS encoding PAS domain-containing sensor histidine kinase, whose amino-acid sequence MAATTYHPIDIPAGFAAVLARNGEMGRLIATFDWAATPLGPIAAWPQSRRTAIGIMLASTIPMATIWGPEAILLYNAGYAEMAGDRHPAILGSPLIQAWPESSAFHAEVVAAGLSGRALAFRDQAMLLGHRDAPEQHWLDLDYVPIPDEDGAPAGIMATLIDSSTRMRDRQEREAASAAARESEGRFRNVADHAPIIMWLTDAEGHCTYLNRAWTAQTGLAVEQGLDFQWLKALHPDDRAAVEGAFRKATRDRTAFSLEFRLLRADGEHRWAMVTAIPRIDDDGTYMGMVGSVFDTDERRRAEATLRDVNAVLERRVVEALAERKLFADIIDSTGTMVQVLGFDHRYLAINRAAAEDLERIFGTRPQIGQNKSDAMAARPEILSIMRDYWTRALAGEDFSVIQALEDMAGERRHYELRFSPLIAADGTPIGAYQFATDVSERLAAQERLADMEAQLRQSQKMEAVGQLTGGIAHDFNNLLQVVVGNLEMLDRFLPIDEHPRARRAATNAMTGAKRAATLTQRLLAFSRRQPLAPQSVDAVRLVDGLSDLLTRTLGEQVSLVIEAAPDLWPAEADTNQLESAILNLAVNARDAMPHGGTLSITLRNATLDGMTSMVAGPVPYPTDPGDYVAIDVSDTGIGMDRATLGRVFEPFFTTKEVGKGTGLGLSMVYGFAKQSGGQVQIESRPGQGTCVSLFLPRFCGDVASVDAAPAPAIRPDRGSETILVVEDDPDVRAYSTEALRELGYDVLEAEDGGSALALLDAPEASRIALLFSDVVLPGGMTGADLASAARSLHPDLKVLFTTGYARDVIVHGGRLDAGVALITKPFDFADLAARIRAMLDG is encoded by the coding sequence ATGGCCGCGACTACCTATCACCCCATCGACATTCCTGCTGGATTCGCCGCTGTTCTGGCGCGGAACGGCGAGATGGGGCGGCTGATCGCGACATTCGACTGGGCCGCCACCCCATTGGGGCCGATCGCCGCATGGCCGCAAAGCCGCCGGACCGCGATCGGCATCATGCTGGCCTCCACCATCCCGATGGCGACGATCTGGGGGCCGGAGGCGATCCTGCTCTACAATGCCGGCTATGCCGAAATGGCGGGCGACCGGCATCCGGCGATCCTGGGCAGCCCGCTGATCCAGGCCTGGCCCGAGTCGTCGGCCTTCCATGCGGAGGTCGTCGCGGCGGGCCTGAGCGGCCGGGCGCTGGCCTTTCGCGACCAGGCGATGCTGCTGGGCCACCGGGACGCGCCCGAACAGCATTGGCTGGACCTCGACTATGTCCCGATCCCCGACGAGGACGGGGCCCCTGCGGGCATCATGGCGACCCTGATCGACAGCAGCACGCGGATGCGGGACCGCCAGGAGCGCGAGGCCGCCAGTGCTGCCGCGCGCGAGAGCGAGGGGCGGTTCCGCAACGTGGCGGATCACGCCCCGATCATCATGTGGCTGACCGATGCCGAGGGTCACTGCACCTATCTCAACCGCGCCTGGACCGCCCAGACGGGGCTGGCGGTCGAGCAGGGCCTGGACTTTCAGTGGCTGAAGGCGCTGCATCCCGACGACCGCGCGGCGGTGGAGGGGGCGTTCCGCAAAGCGACGCGGGATCGGACCGCGTTCAGCCTGGAATTCCGCCTGCTCCGCGCCGATGGCGAACATCGCTGGGCGATGGTCACCGCCATTCCCCGGATCGACGACGACGGCACCTATATGGGCATGGTCGGATCGGTGTTCGACACCGACGAACGCCGCCGCGCGGAGGCGACGCTGCGCGACGTCAACGCCGTGCTGGAACGCCGCGTGGTCGAGGCGCTGGCCGAGCGCAAGCTGTTCGCCGACATCATCGATTCGACCGGCACGATGGTCCAGGTGCTGGGGTTCGACCACCGCTATCTGGCGATCAACCGCGCCGCCGCCGAGGATCTGGAGCGCATCTTCGGCACCCGCCCGCAGATCGGCCAGAACAAGAGCGATGCAATGGCCGCGCGTCCCGAAATCCTGTCGATCATGCGCGACTATTGGACCCGCGCGCTGGCGGGCGAGGATTTCTCGGTCATTCAGGCGCTGGAGGACATGGCCGGTGAGCGGCGGCATTACGAGTTGCGCTTCAGCCCGCTGATCGCGGCCGACGGCACGCCGATCGGCGCCTATCAGTTCGCGACCGACGTGTCCGAGCGGCTGGCCGCGCAGGAAAGGCTGGCCGATATGGAGGCGCAACTGCGCCAGAGCCAGAAGATGGAGGCGGTCGGCCAGCTGACCGGCGGCATCGCGCACGACTTCAACAACCTGCTCCAGGTGGTGGTCGGCAATCTGGAGATGCTCGACCGCTTCCTGCCGATCGACGAGCATCCGCGCGCCAGGCGGGCGGCGACCAACGCGATGACCGGCGCGAAGCGGGCCGCGACGCTGACCCAGCGGCTGCTCGCCTTTTCGCGGCGGCAACCGCTGGCGCCGCAATCGGTGGACGCCGTCCGGCTGGTCGACGGGCTGTCCGACCTGCTGACCCGGACGCTGGGCGAACAGGTGTCGCTGGTGATCGAGGCCGCGCCCGACCTCTGGCCCGCCGAGGCGGACACCAACCAGTTGGAAAGCGCGATCCTGAACCTGGCGGTCAATGCGCGCGACGCGATGCCGCATGGCGGCACCCTGTCGATCACGCTGCGCAACGCCACGCTCGACGGGATGACGTCGATGGTCGCGGGGCCGGTCCCCTATCCCACCGATCCGGGCGATTATGTCGCGATCGACGTCAGCGACACCGGCATCGGCATGGACCGCGCGACGCTGGGCCGCGTGTTCGAGCCGTTCTTCACCACCAAGGAGGTGGGCAAGGGCACCGGGCTGGGCCTGTCGATGGTCTATGGCTTCGCCAAACAATCGGGCGGTCAGGTGCAGATCGAATCGCGCCCCGGCCAGGGCACCTGTGTCTCGCTGTTCCTGCCGCGTTTCTGTGGCGATGTGGCGTCGGTCGACGCGGCGCCCGCCCCCGCCATCCGCCCCGACCGGGGGTCCGAGACGATCCTGGTGGTCGAGGACGATCCCGATGTCCGCGCCTATTCGACCGAGGCGTTGCGCGAACTGGGCTATGACGTGCTGGAGGCGGAGGATGGCGGCTCCGCGCTGGCGCTGCTCGACGCGCCGGAGGCGTCGCGGATCGCGCTGCTGTTTTCCGATGTGGTGCTGCCCGGCGGGATGACGGGCGCCGACCTGGCGTCGGCGGCGCGCTCGCTCCACCCCGATCTGAAGGTGCTGTTCACCACCGGCTATGCCCGCGACGTGATCGTCCATGGCGGGCGGCTGGACGCAGGGGTAGCGCTGATCACCAAGCCGTTCGACTTCGCCGATCTGGCGGCGCGCATCCGGGCGATGCTGGACGGGTAG
- a CDS encoding metallothionein has translation MTVTVEQVKCACTDCVCIVSVGKAVEAEGRTFCSDACAQHHSGGTGCDHAGCACHG, from the coding sequence ATGACCGTTACCGTCGAACAAGTGAAGTGCGCCTGCACCGACTGCGTCTGCATCGTCAGCGTCGGCAAGGCCGTCGAGGCCGAAGGCCGCACCTTCTGCAGCGATGCCTGCGCGCAGCATCATTCGGGCGGTACCGGCTGCGACCATGCCGGTTGCGCCTGCCACGGCTGA
- a CDS encoding helix-turn-helix transcriptional regulator — protein MTPDEGVLLADVFRLLGEPNRLRLVVGCLDGPRTVGDLTEEVGISQSLVSQHLRLLRAGRLLKQSRQGRNVFYELPDCHIRTMLTNMMDHVLEPDHALEE, from the coding sequence ATGACACCGGATGAAGGCGTTTTGCTCGCCGACGTGTTCCGCCTGCTGGGCGAACCCAACCGGCTTCGGCTGGTGGTGGGATGCCTGGACGGTCCGCGCACGGTCGGCGACCTGACCGAGGAAGTGGGGATCAGCCAGAGCCTGGTCTCGCAGCATCTGCGGCTGCTGCGGGCCGGACGGTTGCTCAAGCAGAGCCGTCAGGGCCGGAACGTGTTCTACGAACTGCCCGACTGCCATATCCGCACCATGCTGACCAACATGATGGACCATGTACTCGAACCCGATCACGCCCTTGAGGAGTAA
- a CDS encoding MFS transporter — translation MASRFRQFWSEEEWSFAPHERPTIPGSPGNFSHPNRRRIAYGLIAVLIGLTGGLGNALVSVNTLQLQGALGLDPTEIAWLPIVYVMTNASINLLLIKFRQQFGLRPFALLFAGLYTILAFGHLFVRDFSTAIAVRAASGMAAAALSSLGLYYMMQALPAKWRLKAIVLGIGVPQCATPLARLFSPELLAMSQWRTLYLFEFGLAAVSLAAIIGLRLPPTQRVKAFEPLDFLTFALYAPAIGLFCAVLGQGRLVWWTQAAWIGWALAFAIPLLAAALWIEHHRTNPLLNTRWLGSMDIIRFAIVTLMARIVLSEQNYGAVGLLTTLGQNNDQFRTLFTIVFIASVAGVVASAVTLDVTRLTHPIMFAIGLVAIAAFADSFSTNLTRAPELYATQALIAFSTTFFLGPSLLFGMTRALQQGAGHVISFIALFGMLNSVGSLGGTALLGTYQTIREKAHSAAIVQNIDPTDPQVTQRIAAGGARVSGVVGDPTLARAEGAALLSQAATREANIRAYNDVFRLVAALAAAVTLFLALLTWRRARRARVAARGQP, via the coding sequence ATGGCATCACGGTTTCGGCAATTCTGGAGCGAGGAGGAATGGTCCTTCGCGCCCCATGAACGGCCGACCATTCCCGGATCGCCCGGCAATTTCAGCCACCCCAACCGGCGCCGTATCGCCTATGGCCTGATCGCGGTGCTGATCGGACTGACCGGCGGGCTGGGCAATGCGCTGGTGTCGGTCAACACCCTGCAATTGCAGGGCGCATTGGGGCTGGACCCGACCGAGATCGCGTGGCTGCCCATCGTCTATGTGATGACCAACGCGTCGATCAACCTGTTGCTCATCAAGTTCCGCCAGCAATTCGGCCTGCGTCCCTTCGCGCTGCTGTTCGCGGGGCTCTATACCATCCTGGCCTTCGGGCATCTGTTCGTCCGCGACTTCTCGACCGCGATCGCGGTGCGCGCGGCCAGCGGCATGGCGGCGGCGGCGCTGTCGTCGCTGGGCCTCTATTACATGATGCAGGCGCTGCCCGCGAAATGGCGGTTGAAGGCGATCGTGCTGGGCATCGGCGTGCCGCAATGCGCGACGCCGCTGGCGCGGCTCTTCTCGCCCGAGCTGCTCGCCATGTCGCAGTGGCGGACGCTCTATCTGTTCGAGTTCGGGCTGGCGGCGGTCAGCCTGGCGGCGATCATCGGCTTGCGCCTGCCGCCCACCCAAAGGGTCAAGGCGTTCGAGCCGCTCGATTTCCTGACCTTCGCGCTCTATGCGCCCGCCATCGGGCTGTTCTGCGCGGTGCTGGGCCAGGGGCGGCTGGTCTGGTGGACGCAGGCGGCCTGGATCGGCTGGGCGCTGGCCTTCGCCATCCCACTGCTCGCCGCCGCGCTGTGGATCGAGCATCACCGCACCAATCCGCTGCTCAACACGCGCTGGCTGGGATCGATGGACATCATCCGCTTCGCCATCGTCACGCTGATGGCGCGGATCGTCCTGTCCGAACAGAATTACGGCGCGGTCGGGCTGCTGACCACGCTGGGCCAGAATAACGACCAGTTCCGGACGCTGTTCACCATCGTCTTCATCGCCTCGGTCGCGGGCGTGGTGGCGAGCGCGGTGACGCTGGACGTGACGCGGCTGACCCATCCGATCATGTTCGCCATCGGACTGGTCGCCATCGCCGCCTTTGCCGACAGCTTCTCGACCAACCTGACCCGCGCGCCCGAGCTCTACGCGACGCAGGCGCTGATCGCCTTTTCGACGACCTTCTTCCTCGGCCCGTCGCTGCTCTTCGGCATGACCCGCGCGCTGCAACAGGGGGCGGGCCATGTCATCAGCTTCATCGCGCTGTTCGGGATGCTCAATTCGGTCGGCAGCCTGGGCGGTACCGCGCTGCTCGGCACCTATCAGACCATCCGCGAAAAGGCGCACAGCGCCGCCATCGTCCAGAATATCGACCCCACCGACCCGCAGGTGACGCAGCGTATCGCGGCGGGCGGCGCGCGCGTGTCGGGGGTGGTCGGCGATCCGACGCTCGCCCGCGCGGAGGGCGCCGCGCTGCTGTCGCAGGCGGCCACGCGCGAGGCCAATATCCGCGCCTATAACGACGTCTTCCGGCTGGTCGCCGCGCTGGCGGCCGCCGTCACCCTCTTCCTCGCGCTGCTGACCTGGCGGCGCGCCCGCCGCGCCCGCGTCGCGGCCAGGGGACAGCCATGA
- a CDS encoding HlyD family secretion protein — MTDTSSPVSPTPMTEQAAAEAGVPPPAPAPVSPPAPPPSSAWRPPSGGWRSRALIALLVIGGVAAVLAAWRLPPFASDTQATDNAYVRGRTTVIAPQVSGYVTAVLVKDFETVRAGQPLVRIDDRIYRQRVDQARAQVAAQAATLANSRQAQASRVASLSAQDAAVANAEAQLMRAQADMARVNDLVTDGSVSLRERDQTLAALRQAQAGLRQAQAARAIAQQDVRTVVVGRGGQQAGVSGAEAALRLAQIDLANTVIRAPENGRLSEVGVRLGQYVTAGSQLMFLVPPETWVIANFKEGQTARMAVGQPASFTVDGLNNARLTGHVERISPAAGSEFAVLKSDNATGNFTKVPQRIAVRIRVDPGQPLSQRLRPGMSVQARVDTSGGPAVR; from the coding sequence ATGACCGACACCAGCTCGCCCGTATCGCCCACCCCCATGACCGAGCAGGCCGCCGCCGAGGCCGGGGTGCCGCCCCCCGCCCCGGCGCCCGTGTCCCCGCCCGCTCCGCCGCCCTCGTCCGCCTGGCGGCCGCCTTCGGGCGGATGGCGTTCGCGCGCACTGATCGCGCTGCTGGTCATCGGGGGCGTCGCGGCGGTGCTGGCGGCGTGGCGGCTGCCGCCCTTCGCAAGCGACACCCAGGCGACCGACAATGCCTATGTCCGCGGCCGCACCACGGTGATCGCGCCGCAGGTCAGCGGCTATGTCACCGCCGTACTGGTCAAGGATTTCGAGACGGTGCGCGCGGGCCAGCCGCTGGTCCGGATCGACGACCGCATCTATCGCCAGCGGGTCGACCAGGCGCGGGCGCAGGTCGCGGCGCAGGCGGCGACGCTGGCCAATAGCCGCCAGGCCCAGGCGTCGCGGGTCGCCAGCCTGTCGGCGCAGGACGCCGCCGTCGCCAATGCCGAGGCGCAGCTGATGCGCGCGCAGGCGGACATGGCGAGGGTCAACGACCTCGTCACCGACGGATCGGTATCCTTGCGCGAACGCGACCAGACGCTGGCCGCGCTGCGCCAGGCGCAGGCCGGATTGCGGCAGGCGCAGGCGGCGCGCGCCATCGCGCAACAGGATGTGCGCACCGTCGTGGTCGGGCGCGGCGGGCAGCAGGCGGGCGTCTCGGGCGCCGAGGCCGCGCTCCGGCTGGCGCAGATCGATCTCGCCAACACCGTCATCCGCGCCCCCGAAAATGGCCGCCTGTCCGAAGTCGGCGTCCGGCTGGGCCAATATGTGACGGCGGGGTCGCAGCTGATGTTCCTGGTGCCCCCCGAGACCTGGGTCATCGCCAACTTCAAGGAGGGCCAGACCGCGCGCATGGCGGTCGGACAGCCCGCCAGCTTCACCGTGGACGGGCTGAACAATGCGCGGCTGACCGGCCATGTCGAGCGAATCTCGCCCGCGGCCGGTTCCGAATTCGCGGTCCTGAAGTCGGACAATGCCACCGGCAACTTCACCAAGGTGCCGCAGCGTATCGCGGTGCGCATCCGCGTCGATCCGGGCCAGCCGCTCAGCCAGCGCCTCCGCCCCGGCATGTCGGTGCAGGCGCGGGTCGACACGTCGGGCGGGCCGGCGGTGCGATGA
- a CDS encoding efflux transporter outer membrane subunit, whose product MRAALPLAAALMLTACIGPRPEAPATSAVVPPPAWRTALGPGSPIAADWWQAFGDPQLTALVARALADSPDLGSAAARVEEARAQERLARAQLSPNVTAGLPLSEGRSVTAFGTGLDQFGAQPLVQASYDFDLFGRLRSARAAARAQLLATEAARDTVRLALAAGVASGYVTLRALDHRLHIAEETLDARTEALRIARRRATTGYTSNLELRQAESEFRSTQQLVAAARLAVTRQENALSVLVGGTPGPIPRGLAIDRLVRPAIPDGLPADLLRRRPDLFQAEQALVAADRSLDSARAAMLPSLGLTGTAGVVLSSALADPVTIFSIGGSVLAPIFDAGRLRAQADASAARRDQAAFAYRRTALTAFREVDDSLASVRRSGEQAAALAGQRAALADALRIASNRYRAGYSSYLEQLDAQRGLLNAELALAEAQASQLTAYITLYQAMGGGWSDAAIRATRQ is encoded by the coding sequence ATGAGGGCCGCGCTACCCCTCGCCGCCGCGCTGATGCTGACCGCCTGTATCGGCCCGCGTCCCGAGGCTCCGGCGACCAGCGCGGTGGTGCCGCCGCCCGCCTGGCGCACCGCGCTCGGCCCCGGCAGCCCGATCGCGGCGGACTGGTGGCAGGCGTTCGGCGATCCGCAGCTGACCGCGCTCGTCGCCCGCGCGCTGGCCGACAGCCCCGATCTGGGCAGCGCCGCCGCGCGGGTCGAGGAAGCGCGCGCGCAGGAACGACTGGCGCGCGCGCAGCTGTCGCCCAACGTCACGGCGGGCCTCCCGCTGAGCGAGGGGCGCAGCGTCACCGCCTTCGGCACCGGGCTCGACCAGTTCGGCGCGCAGCCGCTGGTCCAAGCCAGCTATGACTTCGACCTGTTCGGCCGGTTGCGCAGCGCCCGCGCCGCCGCACGCGCGCAGCTGCTGGCGACCGAGGCGGCGCGCGACACGGTCCGCCTCGCGCTCGCCGCCGGGGTGGCCAGCGGTTATGTCACCTTACGCGCGCTCGACCACCGGCTGCACATCGCCGAGGAAACGCTGGACGCGCGGACCGAGGCGCTGCGCATCGCGCGGCGGCGGGCGACGACCGGCTATACCTCCAACCTCGAATTGCGGCAGGCCGAGAGTGAGTTTCGCTCGACCCAACAGCTGGTCGCCGCCGCGCGGCTGGCGGTCACGCGTCAGGAAAATGCGCTGAGCGTACTGGTCGGCGGTACGCCGGGGCCGATCCCGCGCGGGCTGGCGATCGACCGGCTGGTCCGTCCCGCCATTCCCGACGGGCTGCCCGCCGACCTTCTCCGCCGCCGCCCCGACCTGTTCCAGGCCGAACAGGCGCTGGTCGCCGCCGACCGCTCGCTCGATAGCGCGCGCGCGGCGATGCTGCCCAGTCTGGGGCTGACGGGCACGGCGGGGGTGGTACTGTCCAGCGCGCTGGCCGATCCGGTGACGATCTTCTCGATCGGGGGCAGCGTGCTCGCCCCGATCTTCGACGCAGGCCGGCTGCGCGCCCAGGCGGATGCCAGCGCCGCGCGGCGCGACCAGGCCGCCTTCGCCTATCGCCGCACCGCGCTGACCGCGTTTCGCGAGGTGGACGACAGCCTCGCCTCGGTCCGCCGCTCGGGCGAGCAGGCGGCGGCACTCGCCGGACAGCGGGCCGCGCTGGCCGACGCGCTTCGCATCGCCTCCAACCGCTACCGCGCGGGCTATTCCTCCTATCTGGAACAGCTGGATGCGCAGCGCGGGCTGCTGAACGCCGAACTGGCGCTGGCCGAGGCGCAGGCCAGCCAGCTGACCGCCTATATCACGCTGTACCAAGCGATGGGCGGCGGCTGGTCCGACGCGGCGATCCGCGCGACCCGGCAATAG
- a CDS encoding organic hydroperoxide resistance protein yields the protein MGVNVIYKTRATATGGRDGAARSEDGSVDVKLVVPKEMGGPGGDGANPEKLFAAGYSACFLGAMKAVSGKEGVKVPQDATVTAEVGFGPREEGGYGITVDLLVTLPGVEPADGERLMHAAHQVCPYSNATRGNVDVGLTLA from the coding sequence ATGGGCGTGAATGTGATCTACAAGACCAGGGCGACGGCCACCGGCGGCCGCGACGGCGCGGCACGGTCGGAGGACGGCTCGGTCGACGTCAAGCTGGTGGTCCCCAAGGAAATGGGCGGTCCGGGCGGCGATGGCGCCAATCCGGAAAAGCTGTTCGCCGCCGGATACTCGGCCTGTTTCCTGGGCGCGATGAAGGCAGTTTCGGGCAAGGAAGGCGTCAAGGTGCCGCAGGATGCCACCGTCACCGCCGAGGTCGGCTTCGGCCCGCGTGAGGAAGGCGGCTACGGGATCACCGTCGACCTGCTCGTCACCCTGCCCGGCGTCGAGCCCGCCGATGGCGAGCGGCTGATGCACGCCGCGCATCAGGTCTGCCCCTATTCCAACGCGACCCGCGGCAATGTGGATGTCGGCCTGACCCTCGCCTGA
- the gloA gene encoding lactoylglutathione lyase yields MPRPAGTESFALNQTMLRIRDPKPSLAFYRDVLGMTLLQQLDFEEMRFSLYFLAYLADGETVPEDPAERARFIFNRETTLELTHNWGTESDAAFQGYHDGNAEPRGFGHIGISVADVAQACARFESLGVTFKKRPQDGKMKDIAFITDPDGYWIEILSASGMTRTLDPNQ; encoded by the coding sequence ATGCCCCGCCCCGCCGGCACCGAATCCTTCGCGCTCAACCAGACGATGCTGCGCATCCGCGATCCCAAGCCCTCGCTCGCCTTCTACCGGGACGTGCTGGGCATGACCCTGTTGCAGCAGCTCGATTTCGAGGAGATGCGCTTCTCGCTCTATTTCCTGGCCTATCTGGCCGATGGCGAAACCGTCCCCGAGGACCCCGCCGAGCGCGCGCGCTTCATCTTCAACCGCGAGACGACGCTCGAGCTGACGCACAATTGGGGAACCGAGTCGGACGCGGCGTTCCAGGGCTATCATGACGGCAATGCCGAACCGCGCGGCTTCGGCCATATCGGGATCAGCGTCGCCGATGTCGCCCAGGCCTGTGCACGATTCGAGTCGCTGGGCGTAACGTTCAAGAAGCGTCCCCAGGACGGCAAGATGAAGGATATCGCCTTCATCACCGATCCCGATGGCTATTGGATCGAAATCCTTTCTGCATCCGGAATGACGCGAACTCTTGATCCTAATCAATAA
- a CDS encoding methyl-accepting chemotaxis protein, translated as MLSWFEKTAPIRLKFDVLTIVYGGLGAVGLGATIAANGGFSFTLPVIAATLALAASILVMRVSRKLICDPYVGSVVAMEALAAGDVHREIRYTDYRDCIGRIAKAMEVFQRNAANVQQAAEAQQIVVGALGKGLGELAEGNLTVAIQAPFPADYERLRSDFNRAVEALSRAMSAVTVATHGINSGASDIRQASDDLSQRTEQQAASLEETAAAMDEINSTVRQTAEGATRANRAVADARIEAEQSGAVVRRAVEAMAGIERASSEISEIISVIDGIAFQTNLLALNAGVEAARAGDAGKGFAVVASEVRALAQRSADAAKDVKSRILASSEQVEAGVSLVSETGKALERIIGQIAEISTLVENIAGSAEKQANGLQEVNIAVSAMDGVTQQNAAMVEQATAAARSLAVEADSLAREIARFRVNPHSGEGFAAPAPAPRPQPQPQPVHQMQERAAAAGRRIVQTARTSAPSTGNAALAVNEDDWTEF; from the coding sequence ATGTTGTCCTGGTTTGAAAAGACGGCGCCGATCCGTCTGAAGTTCGACGTGCTGACCATTGTCTATGGCGGGCTTGGTGCCGTCGGGCTGGGCGCGACCATTGCGGCGAATGGCGGCTTTTCGTTCACGCTGCCCGTCATCGCCGCGACTTTGGCGCTGGCCGCGTCGATCCTGGTGATGCGGGTCAGCCGCAAGCTGATCTGCGACCCCTATGTCGGCTCGGTCGTCGCCATGGAGGCGCTGGCCGCGGGCGATGTCCATCGCGAGATCCGGTACACCGATTACCGCGACTGCATCGGGCGGATCGCCAAGGCCATGGAGGTCTTCCAGCGCAATGCCGCCAATGTCCAGCAGGCCGCCGAGGCGCAGCAGATCGTCGTCGGTGCGCTGGGCAAGGGGCTGGGCGAACTGGCCGAGGGCAATCTGACCGTGGCGATCCAGGCGCCCTTCCCCGCCGATTACGAACGGCTGCGCAGCGACTTCAACCGCGCGGTCGAGGCGCTGTCGCGCGCGATGAGCGCGGTGACGGTGGCCACCCATGGCATCAATTCGGGCGCCAGCGACATCCGCCAGGCCTCCGACGACCTGTCGCAGCGCACCGAGCAGCAGGCCGCCAGCCTGGAGGAAACCGCCGCCGCGATGGACGAGATCAACTCGACCGTCCGCCAGACCGCCGAGGGCGCCACCCGTGCCAACCGCGCCGTCGCCGATGCCCGGATCGAGGCCGAACAATCGGGTGCCGTCGTCCGCCGCGCGGTCGAGGCCATGGCCGGGATCGAACGCGCGTCGAGCGAAATCTCCGAGATCATCAGCGTCATCGACGGCATCGCCTTCCAGACCAACCTGCTGGCGCTGAACGCCGGGGTCGAGGCCGCGCGCGCGGGCGACGCGGGCAAGGGCTTCGCGGTCGTCGCATCGGAAGTCCGCGCGCTGGCGCAGCGTTCGGCCGACGCGGCCAAGGACGTGAAGTCGCGCATCCTCGCCAGCTCCGAACAGGTCGAGGCGGGGGTCAGCCTGGTCAGCGAGACCGGCAAGGCGCTGGAGCGGATCATCGGCCAGATCGCCGAGATCAGCACGCTGGTCGAGAATATCGCCGGTTCGGCGGAAAAACAGGCCAACGGGCTGCAGGAGGTCAACATCGCCGTGTCCGCGATGGACGGCGTGACCCAGCAGAATGCCGCGATGGTCGAACAGGCGACCGCCGCCGCCCGTTCGCTGGCGGTCGAGGCCGACAGCCTGGCCCGCGAGATCGCGCGCTTCCGGGTCAATCCCCATTCGGGTGAGGGCTTTGCCGCCCCGGCGCCCGCGCCCCGGCCGCAGCCGCAACCCCAGCCGGTCCACCAGATGCAGGAACGCGCCGCCGCCGCCGGACGCCGCATCGTCCAGACGGCGCGCACGTCCGCCCCGTCGACCGGCAATGCCGCGCTGGCGGTCAACGAGGACGACTGGACCGAGTTCTGA
- a CDS encoding lipid asymmetry maintenance protein MlaB codes for MTALSLAPVLDTTAAAPLRQALLDLIASGDAIALDGAQVTQAGQACLQVLASAQAMAASIRTDFELQNPSEALASMIALAGLDTLVAAA; via the coding sequence GTGACCGCTCTGTCCCTCGCCCCCGTGCTCGACACCACCGCCGCCGCCCCGTTGCGCCAGGCGCTGCTCGATCTGATCGCATCGGGCGATGCCATCGCGCTCGACGGCGCACAGGTGACCCAGGCGGGGCAGGCCTGTCTCCAGGTGCTGGCCAGCGCGCAGGCGATGGCGGCCTCGATCCGGACCGACTTCGAACTCCAGAACCCCTCCGAAGCGCTGGCTTCGATGATCGCACTGGCGGGGCTCGACACCCTCGTCGCCGCTGCCTGA